From the genome of Salvia splendens isolate huo1 chromosome 7, SspV2, whole genome shotgun sequence:
GCGACCtcgagggagagggagaggaaaaGGAATTGGAGTAGTGCCACCACCCGAACATGAAGAATTTGAGGAACAACGCGAAATAACTCCACCACCTCTAGTACCGGATCGAAGAAAAGAAGAGATGTTCCTGAAACAAAACCACCAATATTTGATGGTATTGGTGATCCGACGGATGCAGAAACTTAGATACGCATAATTGAATGCATTTTCGACTTATTTCACTTCACAGATCCaaagtgtttaatttgtgtGCCTTTCCAATTAAAAGGGTCAGCAGATTACTGGTGGGaggcaagaaaaaaaaataatggggGCTCAAGAGTTAACTAATATGACCTGGGAGAAATTCAAAGAAGGATTCTATGAGAAATATATTCCCAAAAGTTACCGGAAGAATAAGGAAATGGAATTTTATAATCTGAAACAAGGGAGGATGTCAGTAACAGATTACGAGCGTATATTCACTGACATGTCCAGATATGCCCCGGATCAGGTTAACACAGAGGAGAAAATGGCTGAAAAATTTTGTGTTGGGTTAAGACATGAAATAAGAATGGCACTGGCAAGCCATGGTGGGTTATCTTATTCCGAATCTCTTAAACGAGCGCTTGACATTGAGTTAGCAATGCCAGTAGAGAAACCTATGCCTAGTGTACCACCGCCACATGCTCAAATTCAAAGTCCGGCAAAAGAAAGTGGGATGGTAATCGAACTCAGTATGAACAAAAAAAACCATGGTATAGCCAAGATCGTGCGCAGAACTTTCCGAGACAGTCTACTTTCAATTCAGCGGGAGGCCGGCAAAGTCCCATTCCATGCTCCAATTGTAACAAGATACATAATGGGATATGTAGAGCCGGGACTGAAGCTTGATATAAATGTGGTAAAATTGGTCATTTTGCTAAAGATTGTCCAACCAAGTCTTATGGAAGGGGTACAGGACCCTATCCACTAGGACAACACTCCCTGCTACGGGCGGTAAATGCACAACCTCAGAAAGGTCAGCAACAACCCCCACGATGTCCTCAACACCATCAAGTGAGGCTCCCAACACAGGCCAAGGCCTACGCACTGAGGCGGGGGCAGCCTGATGGAGAAAAAGgaaatctggcaggtatggctatgctacttgacatgcctgtCATTTTGTTATTTGATACTGGCGCTTCACATTCTTTTATATCGGACTCTTGTGTTGATACCTTGAAACTGCGTACTGAACCAGCTGAATATAAAATTAAGGTAACCTCACCCGTCGGAGGAATTATAGAAATCActcgaacttgctcgaacatagaagtTTTATTGGGGGAACATAGGATCCTAGTTAGTAATTTGAAGGTCTTGAAAATGTGTGATGCTGACCTTAtactaggaatggattggttggccGAAAACCATGTCACCATCCAATacaaagaaagaaaatttttCTTTCAAAACACAAGCGAAGAACGAACAAGCTTCTATGGGGTCACCATGAATAAACGAAAATCCATAATCTCTGCCTTACAAGCAACAACATTAATAAGAAA
Proteins encoded in this window:
- the LOC121810492 gene encoding uncharacterized protein LOC121810492 is translated as MAMLLDMPVILLFDTGASHSFISDSCVDTLKLRTEPAEYKIKVTSPVGGIIEITRTCSNIEVLLGEHRILVSNLKVLKMCDADLILGMDWLAENHVTIQYKERKFFFQNTSEERTSFYGVTMNKRKSIISALQATTLIRKGYPAYLVYLNEEHKKKIEIGDVNVVCEVPDVFLNVLPGLPPDRQLEFNIDLEPGFAPISKAPYRMAAKELGELKIQLQELMDLGFIRPSTSP